TCCGTGAAGCAGCTAAGTTGGGTATATGTTTGGTTAGCATCCTCGGTTTACAATCTGTTACTACTATCACTACCTGTGATGGAAACAAAACTCTTCCTAAAAGGCTTTTTCTTTACACAACCCAAACTAGTTATGAGAGTTGTTAGGGTGTAACCTGAAGTTGAACAGGAGGTTGTCTAGTGTCGGTAGGGTTTGGTTTCATCCTCTCCAGAACACGCGTCACTTCGTTGATCCCAATCGCtatttgtttctgatttaaTCAAAACTGATCttcagagagagaaagaaactaAAACATAAGTAAGAGTCTAGTAAGTAACCTTGAGCCATAGCTTCTCGGGCAATGAGTTCACATTCGAAGGCTTGGACGTCTCAATTCCTCTTCAAGTTCGGAAGACGAAGGAGAGATTAGCGATGTTCTTAtgcttttagggtttagagttgttACCTTTGAACTAAGGCGAGAAGATGAGTTAGACGTTCGCCTTCGTAGTAACTACAATTCGAACCAGATAAAAATCGAAATCTTCAGACACAGGAACAGGATTAGACTGAATCAAAGGTAGACGTAAGACGAATGAAGAATTAGGTTACCCTGATTCTTTGACGGAGCCTTCCATCTTCTTCTCAGGGTTTATTGGTGCGACGCCTCTTATCCCTGTGTGTTTTAATTCGAGGGAGGGAGTACCACGCAGAGATTTATTTGGAGTCTACATTTTTTATGGATAAATTTTCTAGAaactttttagtttattttcataaaaataattattaaaaagaaataattaaaataaattatgatttaTAGTTAAACGGTGGAGTTTTGAAGATAcgatttcaaattaaaaaaaaattaaaaaaaaattaaaaaaaaactaaaaattaaaaaattaaaaaaattaaaaaattatttgtgacaaaaacttagaaatagttatttgagataattatcattttttacaTATAGGTCTGTTTTGTATTTAGCCaaacattttctatataaaatttcAATCTATTGatttatcagaaaaaaaaaacatttacaaagCAATCAAACATAGAACATTGTATGTTGTAACCATCTTCCACGTAAACCCGCGTGTTTGTGCTTAGGCTTATACTTAAGTGATAAAATTATGTTCTTCATAGCCTTATCAATGACTGTGTGCATTTGATCTATCGTCGTCTATGCTTGTTTAATAACGCCTAGCATTTCTCCTCCCCCCACACCAAATATAGTAAATTCAGGTCGGGAACAATATTTCAGCGAGTACATAATCTATAAACCTTTATTTGAAAGATTTGAAGTCAAAAACTTATCGATCATTTCTTTCCTATAGTAATTAACATATAAGCCTTATGGACATCGACATTGCATATGTACAATTAACGGTGACAACACATTCTATTTCCAATGTCGATGCCCATAAAGCTTATATGTTAATTACTAATTGGTCTTTCAATGTCGATGCCCATAAGGCTTATATTTCAGCGAGTACATAAtctataaagttttattttgaCATTATTCTACTATAATTCGAGTTTCTATTTGTTTACCTAATTGGTCTCGTATCACGATTAA
The window above is part of the Brassica napus cultivar Da-Ae chromosome C3, Da-Ae, whole genome shotgun sequence genome. Proteins encoded here:
- the LOC111204486 gene encoding ribonuclease P protein subunit p38-like, whose amino-acid sequence is MEGSVKESGYYEGERLTHLLALVQRGIETSKPSNVNSLPEKLWLKKQIAIGINEVTRVLERMKPNPTDTRQPPVQLQVVIVVTDCKPRMLTKHIPNLAASRNVPVLYIRDHKRASLRLGELVKLKTALAIGVKARGNDLNLSLQQILTRDDTS